A part of Falco naumanni isolate bFalNau1 chromosome 19, bFalNau1.pat, whole genome shotgun sequence genomic DNA contains:
- the LOC121099428 gene encoding STE20-like serine/threonine-protein kinase, giving the protein MLTVAGPTGFLLCPWEDVACRKVLGCRGMLQEPYQPHAWDGCASLPFPALVMGGSPCLSLASGSVVPDTWGGMRWVQASPSLKTEGLLLLCPTNVFPPPQAQNKVTGALAAAKVINTPSEEELEDYVVEIEILACCDHPNITKLLDALYWNGQLWILVEFCPGGAMDAAILELEKGLTEEQIRAACKQLLLALQYLHGCRIIHRDVKAGNVLLTLDGDVKLADFGVSAKNSSTIQRRVSFIGTPYWMAPEVVQCETSKESPYSYKADIWSLGITLIEMAEMEPPYHELNPLRVLLKIAKSQPPTLRHPKRWSEDFKDFLRKSLEKSPEARWSASQLLQHPFVAGISDKRPLRELVAEARADVLEEEDEEEGLVPLPVQEHGGSSCSPTTGDPLEHQPLAAVGSVGEEPGVPSDVQVAAEPRTKTAPDFLKQMRRRSERVGSMKLPAKRPSEFLKLIRRRSFFGGMKSQEAAEEQHGVKLGGLEVMALDAPQGASAELGGEVHRCQEETSSLETPCDMAKPPSGPLGDLAELQELKAEQVGPQAEPQEDSQPASALLVAKRPMAGWLVAQPSPVPTPKCGTKKELSRALTCTSVALLVPRDGGWHGGSVAGQLVEALNLWTIGTKSQSFKLPAEHQRRVTRSLLDLKVEVGPAGAEGGLGKGGLGARRTPLGPERAGETELVEKRVAQGEELLMPRVPEGVVVGSDVLQGWQEPPAGLGENGERNSVVCEPITDPLDLVEQEVGRNEEKATDSVDTGVQAPPKEALVPAEVKLEENVGKGRLMGDHELVGDAASPGEAMLAGEEPAAASAARVGERPASEEAQSSVEHSSSVEILGPVEEETEEKAENCLGDNQPGAAHGNGWKGQDGNDGELGEDGVQVAPALEGPSRDGPGEEIGGSEGHGAVPEHLEALGGHPKATKTVSFGTALVRTSSQARAAWEAGNTPGPSITSKQGEEPSPAENPAAVQGPSALPALGAAQQEPASLRRVVKKPHRFVADGEEVSVAPTRAASKAGERDEMVRSARRQELCELRVLQKEEQRAKSQLEQKFHQQREQMFRHIEQEMMSKKEFYDREVESSERRYRQLKERQELKYTARLRDEAKRLKALQEKDCERKMQELKGDGREEQRFLQQQQEELNAALQCIVQEHKKKMMSIDWECISKIHSLRRARESVVWSMEQGHLQEKYQLFRQQVKEQHALQRQQLCRRHEKEMERMNRFHQLLLEDLRSQQAQERAQLSRSQRCDAKIRLALFKDNLKFQEANGAKQRERAKEVGGPVRGQRGSPARSRGKVPKKSTGDGF; this is encoded by the exons ATGCTCACCGTGGCTGGGCCCACGGGGTTTCTATTGTGTCCGTGGGAGGATGTCGCTTGCCGGAAGGTTTTGGGATGCAGAGGGATGCTCCAGGAGCCATATCAGCCCCACGCATGGGATGGCTGCGCATCCCTCCCCTTCCCGGCTCTGGTGATGGGGGGGTCCCCGTGCCTGTCCCTGGCATCTGGCTCAGTGGTGCCGGACACCTGGGGAGGGATGCGATGGGTCCAAGCTTCCCCCTCACTGAAAACTGAGGGTCTGCTCCTTTTGTGCCCCACAAAcgtcttcccccccccccaggcacagAACAAGGTGACGGGGGCCTTGGCGGCCGCCAAAGTGATCAACACCCCGAgcgaggaggagctggaggactATGTGGTGGAGATCGAGATCTTGGCTTGCTGCGACCACCCCAACATCACCAAGCTGCTGGACGCACTCTACTGGAACGGGCAGCTCTGG ATCCTGGTGGAGTTTTGTCCTGGAGGGGCCATGGATGCTGCGATTTTAg agctggagaaaggGCTGACGGAGGAGCAGATCCGCGCGGCttgcaagcagctgctgctggcgctGCAGTACCTGCACGGCTGCAGGATCATCCACAGGGACGTGAAGGCCGGCAACGTCCTGCTCACGCTGGACGGGGACGTCAAACTGG ctgattTTGGTGTCTCGGCCAAAAACTCCAGCACCATCCAGCGCCGGGTGTCCTTCATCGGCACCCCGTACTG GATGGCCCCAGAGGTGGTGCAGTGTGAGACGTCCAAGGAGAGCCCCTACAGCTACAAGGCTGACATCTGGTCACTGGGCATCACCCTGATTGAGATGGCCGAGATGGAGCCCCCCTACCACGAGCTGAACCCCCTGCGGGTGCTGCTGAAGATCGCCAAGTCCCAGCCACCCACTTTGCGTCACCCCAAGAGGTG GTCTGAAGATTTCAAGGACTTCTTGAGGAAATCCTTGGAGAAGAGCCCTGAGGCGCGATGGTCggccagccagctcctgcag CATCCTTTTGTGGCGGGCATCTCCGACAAGCGACCGCTGCGGGAGCTGGTGGCCGAAGCCCGGGCTGAtgtgctggaggaagaggatgaggaggaaggTCTAGTCCCCTTG CCTGTGCAGGAGCATGGAGGATCCTCCTGCTCCCCAACCACGGGGGATCCCCTGGAGCATCAGCCCCTGGCCGCTGTGGGGAGCGTTGGTGAGGAGCCGGGGGTCCCATCCGATGTCCAGgtggcagcagagcccaggacCAAGACAGCGCCTGACTTCTTGAAGCAGATGAGGAGGAGGTCTGAGCGTGTGGGCTCCATGAAGCTCCCTGCGAAGAGGCCGTCAGAATTTCTGAAGCTGATACGGCGCAGGTCATTTTTTGGAGGGATGAAGTCccaagaagcagctgaggagcagcacGGGGTGAAGCTGGGTGGGTTGGAGGTTATGGCGCTGGATGCTCCTCAAGGagcctcagcagagctgggaggagaagTTCACAGATGCCAAGAGGAGACCAGCTCTTTGGAGACCCCCTGTGACATGGCCAAGCCCCCCTCGGGGCCACTTGGAGACCTTGCTGAGCTGCAAGAGCTGAAGGCGGAGCAGGTTGGACCCCAGGCAGAGCCCCAGGAGGACAGCCAGCCTGCCAGCGCATTGCTGGTGGCCAAGAGGCCCATGGCGGGGTGGCTGGTAGCCCAACCAAGCCCTGTTCCGACTCCCAAATGTGGCACAAAAAAGGAGTTGAGCAGAGCCCTCACCTGTACCTCGGTGGCCCTGCTCGTGCCCAGGGACGGAGGCTGGCATGGGGGCTCGGTGGCGGGGCAGCTGGTGGAAGCCCTGAATCTGTGGACCATAGGGACCAAAAGCCAAAGCTTCAAGTTGCCAGCAGAGCATCAGCGCCGGGTTACTCGGTCGTTGCTAGACCTAAAGGTTGAGGTTGGCCCAGCTGGGGCCGAAGGTGGCCTTGGGAAGGGTGGCCTTGGAGCAAGGAGGACACCCCTGGGACCTGAGCGTGCCGGGGAGACCGAGCTGGTGGAGAAAAGGGTAGCACAGGGTGAAGAACTGCTGATGCCCAGGGTGCCAGAGGGGGTAGTGGTGGGGTCAGATGTTCtccaggggtggcaggagcccccagctgGTCTGGGAGAGAACGGGGAGAGAAACTCAGTGGTGTGTGAGCCCATCACTGACCCCCTGGACCTGGTTgagcaggaggtggggaggaaTGAGGAGAAAGCCACAGACAGCGTTGACACTGGGGTGCAAGCTCCTCCCAAGGAAGCCCTGGTGCCAGCAGAAGTGAAATTGGAAGAGAATGTTGGAAAAGGGCGTTTGATGGGGGACCACGAACTGGTGGGAGATGCAGCCAGCCCGGGGGAAGCGATGCTGGCAGGAGAGGAACCGGCGGCAGCCTCTGCAGCACGTGTAGGAGAGAGACCTGCAAGTGAAGAGGCCCAAAGTTCAGTGGAGCATTCATCCTCCGTGGAGATCCTGGGACCTGTTGAAGAAGAAACcgaagagaaagcagaaaactgccTCGGAGACaaccagccaggagctgctcatGGGAATGGCTGGAAAGGACAAGATGGAAATGATGGAGAGCTTGGAGAAGATGGGGTGCAGGTTGCTCCAGCCCTTGAGGGCCCATCAAGGGATGGACCTGGAGAGGAGATCGGTGGCTCTGAGGGTCACGGAGCAGTGCCAGAGCATCTGGAGGCCCTTGGTGGACACCCAAAGGCCACGAAGACCGTGAGCTTTGGTACTGCCCTTGTCCGCACTTCTTCCCAGGCGCGAGCAGCGTGGGAAGCAGGGAACACACCGGGTCCATCCATCACCTCAAAGCAAGGAGAGGAGCCATCCCCTGCGGAAAACCCTGCAGCTGTACAAGGCCCAAgtgccctccctgcccttgGGGCAGCCCAGCAG GAACCTGCCTCGCTCCGAAGGGTGGTCAAGAAACCCCACAGGTTTGTGGCGGATGGGGAGGAGGTGAGCGTGGCGCCCACCAGAGCTGCCAGcaaggctggggagagggatgaGATGGTGCGCTCGGCTCG GCGCCAGGAGCTCTGCGAACTGCGGgtgctgcagaaggaagagcagagagCTAAGAGCCAGCTGGAGCAGAAGTTCCACCAGCAGCGGGAGCAGATGTTTCGTCACATTGAGCAGGAGATGATG AGCAAGAAGGAGTTTTATGACCGGGAGGTGGAGAGCTCGGAGCGGCGCTACCGGCAGCTGAAGGAGCGCCAGGAGCTCAAGTACACGGCGAGGCTGCGTGATGAGGCCAAGCGCCTCAAGGCCCTCCAGGAGAAGGACTGCGAGAGGAAGATGCAAGAGCTGAAGGGTGATGGCAGAGAG GAGCAGCggttcctgcagcagcagcaggaggaactCAACGCAGCCCTGCAGTGCATCGTCCAGGAGCACAAGAAGAAGATGATGTCCATCGACTGGGAGTGCATCAGCAAGATCCATAGCCTCAGGAGAG CCCGCGAGTCAGTGGTGTGGAGCATGGAGCAAGGGCACCTGCAAGAGAAGTACCAGCTCTTCAGGCAGCAGGTGAAGGAGCAGCACGcgctgcagaggcagcagctctgcaggcgCCACGAGAAG GAGATGGAGAGGATGAACCGCTTCCACCAGCTCTTGCTGGAGGATCTGAGGAGCCAGCAGGCACAGGAGCGGGCTCAGCTGTCGAGAAGCCAGCGCTGTGATGCTAAAATCCGCCTGGCCCTCTTCAAGGACAACCTGAAATTCCAGGAGGCTAACGGGGCCAAGCAGCGAGAGAGGGCCAAGGAGGTAGGAGGACCTGTCCGGGGCCAACGAGGTTCCCCAGCCCGAAGTAGGGGGAAAGTACCCAAAAAATCCACAGGTGATGGCTTTTAG
- the NCAPH gene encoding condensin complex subunit 2 isoform X2, which translates to MSFPALPRAPAASPGPRALGSTGTPVLAECPCNDDEQERRQRRRSKATDLRLGNADSQLSLASSPAPRQAEAWQPAQWSNTQISEHYSTCIKLSNENKITLKNAFVLHLIDYMKEILKAKDSEMTNFKVAAGTIDASAKIYAVRVDVIHADTYKVLGGLGKESASAKNVDSSPTRGSPVPGTVRRVQTKKKHSCKTIEENLNNINVPEANPRCEVDPLFRRTAISFDECSTAGIFLTGLHTQGCHSELLFDSKIVPLPSSETITLPNPDPVKVMDLKSVLAQCIEKRLICSSLAGFHFTKWDAESHQESVSALLDKFQKSDQAFDINAEVDSDVEDNVPSQPDDDFISDSPSNTVAGQTGEFAGNLNSFGTDCQRKGTDVVAFGEGDIKVVCHHLSMEPREYSYFSPRTLSMWAGPEHWRFKPRHTGAASTKEAKKKNAKKAFEINFDEDIDFKRYFRKTKASVVLAKSILENQNTKSTTLPPDFNYDPDYILQLSLKPAVKLWRKPELSSPMDHEDEIGEYDYNNPNDTSNFCPGLQAADSDDDNDPVQFMGQTREFNLTTHPEGEEALLNGVGNGDISVYGELNLIAEPLKINKIEIHYAKTAKKMDMKRLKKNMWDLLTDRHEKVTMAEAEDAEKENTSVVAGDKIFSSITKQLFHSLPSAMANNLSVPLAFACLLHLANEKNLKLEGTEDLCDVLVKQGN; encoded by the exons ATGAGCTTCCCCGCGCTCCCTCGGGCTCCGGCCGCCTCCCCCGGGCCGCGGGCCCTGGGCAGCACCGGCACTCCCGTGCTGGCCGAGTGTCCCTGTAACGACGATGAACAGGAGAGACGGCAACGCCGGCGCTCCAAGGCTACCGACCTCCGGCTGGGCAACGCCGACTCGCAGCTCAGCCTCGCCTCCTCACCCGCGCCCAG GCAGGCGGAGGCATGGCAGCCGGCACAGTGGAGCAACACGCAGATCTCGGAGCACTACAGCACCTGCATCAAGCTCTCCAATGAGAAC AAAATCACCTTGAAGAATGCCTTCGTCTTACACCTGATAGACTATATGAAGGAGATCCTGAAAGCGAAGGACTCTGAAATGACCAACTTCAAG GTGGCAGCTGGCACGATTGATGCCAGTGCAAAGATCTACGCCGTGCGCGTGGATGTGATCCACGCAGATACATACAAAGTTCTCGGAGGCTTGGGCAAGGAATCGGCATCTGCAAAAAATGTGGATAGCTCGCCGACAAGAG GCAGTCCAGTTCCTGGGACTGTCCGGAGAgttcagacaaagaaaaagcactCATGCAAAACCATCGAAGAGAACTTGAATAACATCAATGTGCCAGAGGCTAATCCCAGATGTGAG GTTGACCCCTTGTTCCGGAGAACAGCCATATCTTTTGACGaatgcagcacagctggcattTTCCTTACGGGGCTGCATACCCAAGGCTGCCACAGCGAGCTCCTCTTTGACTCAAAGATTGTACCTCTCCCTTCTTCAGAGACCATCACGCTGCCAAACCCTGATCCTGTGAAAGTGATGGATTTAAAGT CCGTGCTAGCACAGTGCATTGAAAAACGCCTCATCTGCTCTTCACTGGCTGGTTTCCACTTTACAAAATGGGATGCCGAATCCCATCAAGAG TCAGTGTCAGCCCTGTTGGATAAATTTCAGAAGAGCGACCAAGCATTCGATATCAATGCAGAGGTAGACAGCGATGTGGAAGACAATGTTCCCAGCCAGCCAGATGATGACTTCATTTCTGACTCCCCCAGTAATACAGTAGCAGGCCAGACTGGGGAATTCGCAGGAAACCTCAACTCCTTTGGAACAGACTGCCAGAGGAAGGG AACTGATGTGGTTGCTTTCGGAGAGGGAGACATCAAGGTGGTGTGCCATCATCTCTCTATGGAACCAAGGGAATACTCCTACTTCAGTCCCCGAACTCTGTCCATGTGGGCTGGCCCAGAGCACTGGCGCTTCAAACCTCGACACACAG GTGCTGCCTCTACAAAAGAGGCcaagaaaaagaatgcaaaaaaagcatttgaaatcaACTTTGATGAGGATATTGACTTTAAGAGATATTTCCGTAAGACCAAG GCTTCTGTAGTTCTAGCCAAGTCCATTCTGGAAAACCAGAACACAAAGAGCACCACGCTTCCCCCAGACTTCAATTATGACCCTGACTACATTCTCCAGCTGTCCCTCAAACCAGCTGTGAAG CTCTGGAGGAAGCCTGAGCTGAGCAGCCCGATGGATCACGAAGATGAGATCGGCGAGTACGATTACAACAACCCCAACGACACCTCCAATTTCTGCCCTGGGTTGCAG GCTGCAGACAGCGATGATGATAATGACCCTGTTCAATTCATGGGCCAGACAAGGGAGTTCAACCTTACCACCCACCCTGAGGGTGAGGAAGCTTTGCTCAATGGGGTTGGCAATGGCGATATCTCAGTGTATGGAGAGCTGAACCTCATTGCTGAGCCCCTGAAG atCAATAAGATAGAAATTCACTATGCAAAGACAGCCAAGAAAATGGAcatgaagaggctgaagaagaACATGTGGGACCTCTTGACCGATAGACATGAGAAAGTAACAATGGCAGAG GCGGaagatgcagagaaagagaacaCATCAGTGGTAGCAGGAGACAAGATCTTCAGCAGCATCACAAAGCAACTGTTTCACAG CCTGCCTTCTGCGATGGCAAACAATCTGTCTGTCCCCTTAGCCTTCGCCTGCCTCTTGCATTTGGCAAACGAGAAG AATCTGAAGCTAGAGGGCACAGAGGACCTGTGTGACGTCCTAGTGAAACAAGGCAACTGA
- the NCAPH gene encoding condensin complex subunit 2 isoform X1 — translation MSFPALPRAPAASPGPRALGSTGTPVLAECPCNDDEQERRQRRRSKATDLRLGNADSQLSLASSPAPRQAEAWQPAQWSNTQISEHYSTCIKLSNENKITLKNAFVLHLIDYMKEILKAKDSEMTNFKVAAGTIDASAKIYAVRVDVIHADTYKVLGGLGKESASAKNVDSSPTREGSPVPGTVRRVQTKKKHSCKTIEENLNNINVPEANPRCEVDPLFRRTAISFDECSTAGIFLTGLHTQGCHSELLFDSKIVPLPSSETITLPNPDPVKVMDLKSVLAQCIEKRLICSSLAGFHFTKWDAESHQESVSALLDKFQKSDQAFDINAEVDSDVEDNVPSQPDDDFISDSPSNTVAGQTGEFAGNLNSFGTDCQRKGTDVVAFGEGDIKVVCHHLSMEPREYSYFSPRTLSMWAGPEHWRFKPRHTGAASTKEAKKKNAKKAFEINFDEDIDFKRYFRKTKASVVLAKSILENQNTKSTTLPPDFNYDPDYILQLSLKPAVKLWRKPELSSPMDHEDEIGEYDYNNPNDTSNFCPGLQAADSDDDNDPVQFMGQTREFNLTTHPEGEEALLNGVGNGDISVYGELNLIAEPLKINKIEIHYAKTAKKMDMKRLKKNMWDLLTDRHEKVTMAEAEDAEKENTSVVAGDKIFSSITKQLFHSLPSAMANNLSVPLAFACLLHLANEKNLKLEGTEDLCDVLVKQGN, via the exons ATGAGCTTCCCCGCGCTCCCTCGGGCTCCGGCCGCCTCCCCCGGGCCGCGGGCCCTGGGCAGCACCGGCACTCCCGTGCTGGCCGAGTGTCCCTGTAACGACGATGAACAGGAGAGACGGCAACGCCGGCGCTCCAAGGCTACCGACCTCCGGCTGGGCAACGCCGACTCGCAGCTCAGCCTCGCCTCCTCACCCGCGCCCAG GCAGGCGGAGGCATGGCAGCCGGCACAGTGGAGCAACACGCAGATCTCGGAGCACTACAGCACCTGCATCAAGCTCTCCAATGAGAAC AAAATCACCTTGAAGAATGCCTTCGTCTTACACCTGATAGACTATATGAAGGAGATCCTGAAAGCGAAGGACTCTGAAATGACCAACTTCAAG GTGGCAGCTGGCACGATTGATGCCAGTGCAAAGATCTACGCCGTGCGCGTGGATGTGATCCACGCAGATACATACAAAGTTCTCGGAGGCTTGGGCAAGGAATCGGCATCTGCAAAAAATGTGGATAGCTCGCCGACAAGAG aagGCAGTCCAGTTCCTGGGACTGTCCGGAGAgttcagacaaagaaaaagcactCATGCAAAACCATCGAAGAGAACTTGAATAACATCAATGTGCCAGAGGCTAATCCCAGATGTGAG GTTGACCCCTTGTTCCGGAGAACAGCCATATCTTTTGACGaatgcagcacagctggcattTTCCTTACGGGGCTGCATACCCAAGGCTGCCACAGCGAGCTCCTCTTTGACTCAAAGATTGTACCTCTCCCTTCTTCAGAGACCATCACGCTGCCAAACCCTGATCCTGTGAAAGTGATGGATTTAAAGT CCGTGCTAGCACAGTGCATTGAAAAACGCCTCATCTGCTCTTCACTGGCTGGTTTCCACTTTACAAAATGGGATGCCGAATCCCATCAAGAG TCAGTGTCAGCCCTGTTGGATAAATTTCAGAAGAGCGACCAAGCATTCGATATCAATGCAGAGGTAGACAGCGATGTGGAAGACAATGTTCCCAGCCAGCCAGATGATGACTTCATTTCTGACTCCCCCAGTAATACAGTAGCAGGCCAGACTGGGGAATTCGCAGGAAACCTCAACTCCTTTGGAACAGACTGCCAGAGGAAGGG AACTGATGTGGTTGCTTTCGGAGAGGGAGACATCAAGGTGGTGTGCCATCATCTCTCTATGGAACCAAGGGAATACTCCTACTTCAGTCCCCGAACTCTGTCCATGTGGGCTGGCCCAGAGCACTGGCGCTTCAAACCTCGACACACAG GTGCTGCCTCTACAAAAGAGGCcaagaaaaagaatgcaaaaaaagcatttgaaatcaACTTTGATGAGGATATTGACTTTAAGAGATATTTCCGTAAGACCAAG GCTTCTGTAGTTCTAGCCAAGTCCATTCTGGAAAACCAGAACACAAAGAGCACCACGCTTCCCCCAGACTTCAATTATGACCCTGACTACATTCTCCAGCTGTCCCTCAAACCAGCTGTGAAG CTCTGGAGGAAGCCTGAGCTGAGCAGCCCGATGGATCACGAAGATGAGATCGGCGAGTACGATTACAACAACCCCAACGACACCTCCAATTTCTGCCCTGGGTTGCAG GCTGCAGACAGCGATGATGATAATGACCCTGTTCAATTCATGGGCCAGACAAGGGAGTTCAACCTTACCACCCACCCTGAGGGTGAGGAAGCTTTGCTCAATGGGGTTGGCAATGGCGATATCTCAGTGTATGGAGAGCTGAACCTCATTGCTGAGCCCCTGAAG atCAATAAGATAGAAATTCACTATGCAAAGACAGCCAAGAAAATGGAcatgaagaggctgaagaagaACATGTGGGACCTCTTGACCGATAGACATGAGAAAGTAACAATGGCAGAG GCGGaagatgcagagaaagagaacaCATCAGTGGTAGCAGGAGACAAGATCTTCAGCAGCATCACAAAGCAACTGTTTCACAG CCTGCCTTCTGCGATGGCAAACAATCTGTCTGTCCCCTTAGCCTTCGCCTGCCTCTTGCATTTGGCAAACGAGAAG AATCTGAAGCTAGAGGGCACAGAGGACCTGTGTGACGTCCTAGTGAAACAAGGCAACTGA
- the ARID5A gene encoding AT-rich interactive domain-containing protein 5A, whose protein sequence is MEDNQEQPRDPQEPTDTKPAPRVPQEAPIPEDGSEREKPVEEATTGGEKEEEEAFLVSLYKFMKDRHTPIERIPHLGFKQINLWKIYKAVEKLGAYELVTGRRLWKNVYDELGGSPGSTSAATCTRRHYERLVLPYVRHLKGEDDKPLPPSKPRKQYKVSKGTETGEKSKRAKKEKGREQMPPDKAKPEVAAGTEDTRDAPERGRAAEGCSSPVVPTPSPSEGCPGPCRTHPETYKRLFSSFYSKGNHPIMSPLAKKKLLAQVSKAESLPCHKRHHPEGRQPASDAGPKPPRPATGPHLNEQRSPEPSGAQDTAPSVGNEVGPITSASPGGRDSQHCPRAEDGCPAPAVFTGCFHAYRNEVLKPVGCHPLWGYFSSLKDFLEPPSTFPSRAEEPEQPQDLRSKAGQPWGGESRRAGARATVRACWVPPGAAFAPAAPRAKHGREEEAAFGPSAKLRAVSPFLTEADGGDTGTGSPGGQQGLAKPKAVVASPGYAAPLPQAPDVYKGAMLHFPASFGNPLEHLKTQGVPAAPSLSVNPFIIPAFPSPLVATSTQPSDLCRPLATGPGHYPAASYESSLRHRLYPAATWHTPATYASPRVPAFHRHAKL, encoded by the exons ATGGAGGACAACCAAGAGCAGCCACGAGACCCCCAAGAGCCCACTGACACCAAACCGGCG ccccgggtcCCGCAGGAGGCTCCGATCCCGGAGGATGGCTCCGAGCGGGAGAAACCGGTGGAAGAAGCAACAACGGGAGgtgagaaggaggaggaggaagcctTCCTCGTCAGCCTCTACAAGTTCATGAAGGACCGACACACGCCCATCGAGAGGATCCCCCACCTCGGCTTCAAGCAGA TTAACCTCTGGAAGATCTACAAAGCCGTGGAGAAGCTGGGAGCCTACGAGCTG GTGACGGGGCGACGGCTCTGGAAGAACGTTTACGACGAgctggggggcagccccggcagcaCCAGCGCGGCCACTTGCACCCGGCGGCACTACGAGAG GCTGGTCCTCCCGTACGTGCGGCATCTCAAGGGGGAGGATGACAAGCCTCTGCCCCCCAGCAAGCCCCGCAAGCAGTACAAGGTCTCCAAGGGCACCGAGACGGGCGAGAAGAGCAAGAGGGCCAAGAAGGAGAAGGGCCGGGAGCAG ATGCCTCCAGACAAGGCGAAGCCGGAGGTGGCAGCCGGCACCGAGGACACGAGGGATGCCCCagagcggggccgggcagcTGAGGGGTGCTCCAGCCCGGTGGTCCCCACCCCGAGCCCCTCGGAGGGGTGTCCCGGCCCCTGCAGGACCCACCCCGAAACCTACAAGCGCCTTTTCTCCAGCTTCTACTCCAAAGGCAACCACCCCATCATGTCACCGCTGGCCAAGAAGAAGCTGCTGGCCCAGGTGAGCAAGGCAGAGTCCTTGCCCTGCCACAAACGCCACCACCCCGAGGGCCGGCAGCCGGCGAGCGACGCTGGCCCCAAGCCCCCCCGGCCGGCCACTGGCCCCCACCTCAATGAGCAGAGGAGCCCGGAACCCTCGGGAGCTCAGGATACAGCTCCCAGCGTGGGGAACGAGGTGGGACCCATCACCAGCGCGTCCCCCGGTGGGAGAGACAGCCAGCACTGCCCCCGGGCCGAGGACGGGTGCCCGGCCCCCGCCGTCTTCACCGGCTGCTTCCACGCTTACCGCAACGAGGTGCTGAAGCCCGTCGGCTGCCACCCCCTCTGGGGGTATTTCTCCAGCTTGAAGGATTTTTTGGAGCCGCCTTCCACCTTCCCATCGCGAGCCGAGGAGCCGGAGCAGCCCCAAGACCTGCGGAGCAAAGCGGGGCAGCCGTGGGGCGGGGAGAGCCGGCGAGCGGGTGCCCGCGCCACCGTCCGAGCCTGCTGGGTGCCCCCCGGCGCCGCCTTCGCCCCCGCCGCGCCCAGGGCCAAGCACGGCcgggaggaggaggcggcgtTCGGCCCCAGCGCCAAGCTACGCGCCGTCTCCCCCTTCCTCACCGAGGCCGATGGCGGGGACACGGGCACCGGCTCTCCGGGGGGCCAGCAAGGGTTGGCCAAACCCAAGGCGGTGGTGGCCAGCCCCGGCTACGCCGCGCCGCTGCCGCAAGCCCCGGACGTTTACAAGGGAGCGATGCTGCATTTCCCAGCGAGTTTTGGGAATCCGCTGGAGCACCTTAAAACCCAGGGAGTGCCGGCGGCACCGTCCCTCTCCGTCAACCCCTTCATCATTCCCGCTTTTCCCAGCCCTTTGGTAGCCACCTCCACGCAGCCTTCTGACCTGTGCCGGCCGCTGGCGACCGGCCCCGGGCACTACCCGGCGGCGTCCTACGAGAGCTCGCTGCGGCACCGGCTCTACCCGGCGGCCACTTGGCACACCCCAGCCACCTACGCCTCACCGCGTGTGCCGGCCTTCCACCGCCACGCCAAGCTGTAG
- the LOC121099418 gene encoding STE20-like serine/threonine-protein kinase, producing the protein MQSEKMQLLVEQERRQLGRLEQEHAMELSEWKRRLAARKEMLEEELGNSLPVQRRGGLHGAHGSNRITRFFHLPS; encoded by the exons atgCAG AGCGAGAAGATGCAGCTCttggtggagcaggagaggCGGCAGCTGGGgcggctggagcaggagcacGCCATGGAGCTCAGCGAGTGGAAGCGACGGCTGGCTGCCCGCAAGGAG ATGCTGGAGGAGGAACTGGGGAACTCGCTGCCGGTGCAGCGGCGAGGAGGGCTGCACGGCGCCCACGGCAGCAACAGGATCACCCGCTTCTTCCATCTCCCCTCCTGA